One window from the genome of Opisthocomus hoazin isolate bOpiHoa1 chromosome 11, bOpiHoa1.hap1, whole genome shotgun sequence encodes:
- the LOC104336385 gene encoding 2'-5'-oligoadenylate synthase 1-like yields MEAMQVTPTSEELRTVAASDLDGWIAEVLQPSTEFCKQVKQTVRQICDFLKEDCFETDIRVYKTVKGGSAGKGTALRNNSDADVVLFLSCFSSYQQQKQKRMHILDLIQKRLHACRKRLTFTVNISEPRYKGPGNTPRSLSLTLRSKESSESIEVDILPAYDALGQVRGDAPPATEVYVALLNARAGPGEFSPCFTELQKKFVKRYPAKLKNLLRLVKHWYKELLKPRYPTADLPPKYALELLTIYAWEEGTGSCESFNMAEGFRTVLELLCRHREICVYWETYYSLQQSQIGAHVKRLLRSPRPVILDPADPTGILGQGDNWDLVGREAAGHRALPCVSTARPWDVQPARPMTIDVRQLTGTSLRRSIRPDTTVLQLKEQIEQVWGIPWYSQRLALQEPGGSSLILQDEETLDTHGIFYNTTLMLLQTAPQAMEVFVKDDKNRTTTYTVQPTITVRQLKEQIHNRQGPSADQQRLTYGSREMEDQHTLAHYKVQPRSTIFMLLRLRGGAGPRHPQFPACLLS; encoded by the exons ATGGAAGCGATGCAGGTGACACCCACGAGCGAGGAGCTGAGGACGGTGGCTGCCAGCGACCTGGACGGCTGGATTGcggaggtgctgcagcccagcacggAGTTCTGCAAGCAGGTGAAGCAGACGGTGAGGCAGATCTGCGACTTCCTGAAGGAGGACTGCTTCGAGACCGACATCCGTGTCTACAAGACTGTCAAG GGCGGCTCGGCGGGCAAGGGCACAGCCCTGCGGAACAACTCCGATGCCGACGTGGTGCtcttcctcagctgcttctccagctaccagcagcagaagcagaagagaatgCATATCCTGGATTTGATCCAGAAGAGGCTGCACGCCTGCAGGAAGAGGCTGACATTCACCGTGAACATCAGCGAGCCCCGGTACAAGGGTCCCGGCAATACGCCGCGCTCCCTCAGCCTCACCCTCCGCTCCAAGGAGTCCTCGGAGTCCATCGAGGTGGACATCCTGCCCGCCTACGACGCCTTGG GGCAGGTGAGGGGGGATGCCCCGCCAGCCACCGAGGTGTACGTGGCACTCCTGAATGCCAGAGCTGGCCCCGGGGAGTTCTCCCCCTGCTTCACCGAGCTGCAGAAGAAGTTTGTGAAGCGTTACCCTGCCAAGCTGAAGAACCTCCTGCGCCTGGTCAAGCACTGGTACAAGGAG CTGCTGAAGCCGCGGTACCCCACCGCAGACCTGCCCCCCAAGTATGCCCTGGAGCTGCTGACCATCTATGCCTGGGAGGAGGGCACGGGCTCCTGTGAGTCCTTCAATATGGCTGAGGGCTTCCGTAcggtgctggagctgctgtgccGGCACCGGGAGATCTGTGTCTACTGGGAGACGTACTACTCGCTCCAGCAGAGCCAGATTGGCGCCCACGTGAAGAGGCTGCTGCGCAGTCCCCG CCCCGTCATCCTGGACCCCGCCGACCCCACGGGGATCCTGGGCCAAGGCGACAACTGGGACCTGGTGGGGCGGGAAGCTGCTGGCCACCGTGCCCTGCCCTGCGTCAGCACCGCCCGGCCCTGGGACGTGCAG cccgcTCGGCCCATGACGATTGATGTGAGGCAGCTGACGGGCACCAGCCTGAGGAGGAGCATCAGGCCGGACACCACGGTCCTGCAGCTGAAGGAGCAGATCGAGCAGGTGTGGGGCATCCCCTGGTACAGCCAGCGCCTGGCGCTGCAGGAGCCGGGCGGGAGCAGCCTCATCCTCCAGGACGAGGAGACCCTGGACACCCACGGCATCTTCTACAACACCACGCTGATGCTGCTGCAGACTGCGCCCCAGGCGATGGAGGTCTTCGTGAAGGATGACAAGAACCGGACCACCACCTACACAGTGCAGCCCACCATCACCGTCCGGCAGCTGAAGGAGCAGATCCACAACCGGCAGGGACCTTCTGCCGACCAGCAGCGCCTCACGTACGGCTCCAGGGAGATGGAGGACCAGCACACGCTGGCGCACTACAAGGTCCAGCCTAGGAGCACTATCTTCATGCTCCTGCGACTCCGGGGGGGTGCAGGCCCCCGGCATCCCCAGTTCCCTGCCTGCTTGCTCTCCTGA
- the SEMA3B gene encoding semaphorin-3B: MSRTLLLLLLLLRGPAAAGRPPPAATPRLKLAFPELRARHGLRLFSLERSCCYEALLLDEERGRLFAGAQNHLLSLGLDDISQRDRKIYWPAPVEWREECNWAGKDITAECMNFVKILHPYNRTHLYACGTGAFHPVCAFVEAGQHAEEPIFRLDPRHAEDGKGKSPYDPRHAAASVLVGEELYSGVATDLMGRDFTIFRSLGRRPSVRTEQHDSRWLNEPKFVAVFWVPESEDPDDDKIYFFFRETAVERQQGLGKTSFARIGQICRNDVGGQRSLVNKWTTFLKARLVCAVPGPDGADTHFDELRDVFLLQTRDKRNPLVYAVFSTSSSIFQGSAVCIYTMADIRRAFLGPFAHKEGPNYQWVSYQGRVPYPRPGMCPSKTFGTFGSTKDFPDEVIQFARHHPLMYNPVLPHGLRPLFLQAAVPYTFTRIAVDRVAAADGHYDVLFIGTDVGTVLKVVSVPKESWHRMEPLLLEELQVFQDAAPITSLQLSSKRQQLYAGSATALAQLPLHRCGAYGKACAECCLARDPYCAWDGSACTRYVPNTKRRFRRQDVRNGDPNVLCSEDPRQGSVPQKQLYGVEGSTAFLECVPKSLQARVLWTYQRTPGDPQQELQVDQRVVRTERGILLRSVQRADTGRYLCHATEHGFTQPLLRLSLEVIGARQAAGMAPAADPQLAAGPPGRKLWYRDFLQLVERPPLGPVDRVCQRLWSRGRPPPPPHAHAGPPGRGQGEELRKTRRRRTHEGPRAERGPRSASPW; the protein is encoded by the exons ATGAGCCGcacgctgctcctgctcctgctcctgctccgcggccccgccgccgccggccgccccccgcccgctgccaCCCCCCGCCTCAAGCTGGCCTTCCCCG AGCTGCGGGCTCGCCACGGGCTGCGTCTCTTCTCGCTGGAGCGCTCGTGCTGCTACGAGGCCCTGCTGCTGGACGAGGAGCGTGGCCGCCTCTTCGCCGGCGCCCAGAACCACCTCCTCTCCCTGGGCCTGGACGACATCAGCCAGCGGGACAGGAAG ATCTACTGGCCGGCGCCGGTGGAGTGGAGGGAGGAGTGCAACTGGGCTGGCAAGGACATCACC GCGGAGTGCATGAACTTCGTGAAGATCCTGCACCCCTACAACCGGACCCACCTGTACGCCTGCGGCACCGGCGCCTTCCACCCCGTCTGCGCCTTCGTGGAGGCTGGCCAGCATGCGGAG GAGCCCATCTTTAGGCTGGACCCCCGGCACGCTGAGGACGGCAAGGGGAAGAGCCCCTACGACCCCCGGCACGCAGCCGCCTCCGTCCTCGTGG GCGAGGAGCTCTACTCCGGGGTGGCCACCGATCTGATGGGCCGTGACTTTACCATCTTCCGCAGCCTGGGCCGGCGTCCCTCCGTCCGCACCGAGCAGCACGACTCTCGCTGGCTCAACG AGCCCAAGTTCGTGGCCGTTTTTTGGGTGCCGGAGAGCGAGGACCCCGACGATGACAAGATCTACTTCTTCTTCCGGGAGACGGCGGTGGAGcggcagcaggggctgggcaaGACCAGCTTTGCCCGCATCGGCCAGATCTGCAGG AACGACGTGGGCGGGCAGCGCAGCCTGGTGAACAAGTGGACCACCTTCCTGAAGGCTCGGCTCGTCTGCGCCGTGCCGGGACCCGACGGGGCGGACACCCACTTCGACGAGCTCC GGGACGTCTTCCTGCTGCAGACAAGGGACAAACGCAACCCCCTGGTCTACGCCGTCTTCTCCACCTCCAG CTCCATTTTCCAGGGCTCAGCCGTCTGCATCTACACCATGGCCGACATCCGCCGCGCGTTCCTGGGCCCCTTTGCGCACAAGGAGGGTCCCAACTACCAGTGGGTGTCGTACCAGGGGCGCGTGCCGTACCCCCGCCCGGGCATG TGCCCCAGCAAAACCTTCGGCACCTTCGGCTCCACCAAGGACTTCCCGGACGAGGTGATCCAGTTCGCCCGGCACCACCCCCTGATGTACAACCCAGTGCTGCCCCACGGCCTGCGGCCCCTCTTCCTGCAAGCCGCCGTGCCCTACACCTTCACCCGCATCGCTGTGGACCGCGTCGCTGCTGCTGATGGCCACTACGACGTCCTCTTCATCGGCACAG ACGTGGGCACGGTGCTGAAGGTGGTCTCGGTGCCCAAGGAGAGCTGGCACCGCATGGAgccgctgctgctggaggagctgcaggtcTTCCAG GATGCCGCCCCCATCACCAGCCTGCAGCTCTCCTCCAAGCGG CAACAGCTCTATGCCGGCTCGGCCACAGCGCTGGCCCAGCTGCCCCTGCACCGCTGCGGCGCCTACGGCAAAGCCTGTGCCGAGTGCTGCCTGGCCCGGGACCCGTACTGCGCCTGGGACGGCAGCGCCTGCACCCGCTACGTGCCCAACACCAAGAG GCGTTTCCGCCGGCAGGACGTCCGCAACGGTGACCCCAACGTGCTCTGCTCCGAAG acccccggcaGGGCAGCGTGCCCCAGAAGCAGCTCTACGGCGTGGAGGGCAGCACCGCCTTCCTGGAGTGCGTCCCCAAATCCCTGCAAGCCCGCGTCCTCTGGACGTACCAGCGCACACCAGGTGACCCCCAGCAAGAG ctgcaggtggaCCAGCGGGTGGTGCGGACGGAGCGGGGCATCCTGCTGCGCAGCGTGCAGCGCGCTGACACCGGCCGCTACCTCTGCCACGCCACCGAGCACGGCTTCACCCAGCCCCTGCTGCGGCTCTCCCTGGAGGTGATCGGTGCCCGGCAGGCAGCGGGCATGGCCCCCGCCGCAGACCCCCAGCTCGCCGCTGGGCCCCCCGGCCGCAAGCTCTGGTACCGGGACTTCCTGCAGCTGGTGGAGCGCCCGCCGCTGGGGCCCGTGGACAGGGTCTGCCAGAGGCTCTGGAGCCGGGGGAGACCCCCGCCACCTCCCCACGCCCATGCCGGACCCCCTggccgcgggcagggcgaggAGCTGCGCAAAACCCGCCGCCGGCGCACCCACGAGGGTCCGCGGGCCGAGCGGGGTCCCCGCAGTGCATCCCCCTGGTGA